A single genomic interval of Asinibacterium sp. OR53 harbors:
- a CDS encoding Hint domain-containing protein yields the protein MKSLPTLTTQQAGELLAFQRASKQGATTYLNPSDPTHRKFIESMLNAAGRTPANYPYLYKALNTGGPYKGAPGVDNVRMVDAGKTTAGKATATVWSRSSNDSLIKGGNLMVFDSDTGALLAQGENTAVKRGFLACPARSATAAPAGKNLSLLYMGHTTDADGSTRFYSYTNKVAVALDGIKANITMPVIQHTGNVNIWIAVGRIAGSPFPSNTDYIFIEPSVNENNPYLIVPFKGNVALSGLIDLPSLTIADLSTSIFVNNGHGSTVEITRATQYTTDAKMIGAFSVGTPANVLQWEFPYDQKGYQQTNSIVYNSTSLGNEIDSYFYFAFNGIPLKGGATAPPFFVCSKNTPEDPSINCTQIPNLYFWWHCLAKGTLVTLEDGSKKPIEAINETFRVKTGTNGSSFAVCATALGRHSSDPAAGTRKEIFRLTTANDKSITATENHMVFMTADKCRSISHLVAGDKVMTDEGMSTVKSIEAIAYNDMFYALALGNIKEQAEKSFPHNMANYYANGILCGDQLAMRHHCNEAHHDLEYMLPRIKQELHTDYASALHHKRF from the coding sequence ATGAAATCTCTGCCAACACTAACAACACAACAAGCTGGTGAGTTACTCGCATTTCAACGTGCTTCGAAACAAGGGGCAACTACTTACCTCAACCCTTCAGATCCCACACATCGAAAATTCATTGAAAGTATGCTCAATGCTGCCGGCAGAACACCGGCCAATTACCCATACCTCTATAAAGCACTGAACACGGGAGGTCCATATAAGGGAGCCCCTGGCGTGGACAATGTACGCATGGTAGATGCAGGGAAAACTACTGCCGGAAAAGCTACTGCCACTGTTTGGTCACGCTCATCCAACGATAGCCTGATCAAAGGGGGCAATTTAATGGTGTTCGATAGTGATACCGGCGCACTACTGGCGCAGGGAGAGAATACAGCGGTGAAAAGAGGCTTTCTCGCTTGTCCTGCCAGGAGCGCTACCGCTGCGCCGGCCGGAAAAAACCTCTCTCTTCTCTACATGGGGCACACAACAGATGCCGACGGGTCTACTCGTTTTTACAGTTATACCAATAAAGTTGCGGTAGCGCTGGATGGCATCAAGGCTAATATTACTATGCCTGTGATTCAGCATACAGGCAATGTAAACATTTGGATTGCAGTGGGCAGAATAGCAGGTTCTCCATTTCCATCCAATACTGACTATATCTTCATAGAACCTTCTGTCAATGAAAACAATCCTTATCTCATTGTTCCTTTTAAAGGTAATGTGGCGCTGAGCGGGCTTATTGACTTGCCCAGCCTTACCATTGCAGATCTCAGTACCAGTATTTTTGTAAACAATGGACATGGCTCTACTGTCGAAATCACCAGAGCTACCCAATACACCACAGATGCAAAGATGATTGGTGCTTTTTCAGTGGGTACTCCTGCCAATGTTTTGCAGTGGGAATTTCCCTATGATCAAAAGGGTTACCAACAAACAAACTCAATTGTATACAACTCTACTTCGCTGGGCAACGAAATTGATAGTTATTTCTATTTCGCATTTAATGGCATCCCATTAAAAGGCGGCGCTACAGCACCTCCATTTTTTGTCTGCAGCAAAAACACACCCGAAGACCCATCTATCAATTGCACGCAGATACCAAACCTGTATTTCTGGTGGCATTGCCTGGCCAAAGGCACATTAGTAACGCTGGAAGATGGTAGTAAAAAACCAATTGAAGCCATCAATGAAACCTTCAGGGTAAAAACCGGTACTAACGGAAGTAGTTTCGCAGTATGCGCTACCGCATTAGGGCGACATAGTTCCGATCCGGCAGCGGGCACCCGCAAAGAGATATTCCGGCTCACCACCGCTAATGATAAAAGCATCACTGCTACCGAGAACCACATGGTCTTTATGACGGCGGATAAGTGCAGAAGTATCAGCCATCTTGTTGCGGGCGACAAAGTAATGACCGATGAAGGCATGTCTACGGTAAAAAGCATTGAAGCGATTGCTTACAACGATATGTTTTATGCCCTGGCACTGGGTAATATAAAAGAACAAGCTGAAAAAAGTTTTCCGCACAATATGGCAAACTATTATGCCAATGGAATCCTTTGCGGTGATCAGCTGGCAATGCGCCATCATTGCAATGAAGCGCACCATGATCTTGAATACATGCTGCCGCGCATCAAACAGGAACTGCATACTGATTATGCATCCGCACTACATCACAAGCGCTTTTAA
- a CDS encoding response regulator transcription factor, with the protein MIKIALVDDHPVTRRGIAMLIESTDEIQIVIEASNGAELFKKISGTCIPEIVLLDISMPVMNGQQTMEKLLLSYPDIKIIVFSFYREEDTIINMIVNGACGYINKSSDPSIIQKAIVSVHKYGFYLGDLVKKEYFQFREHFNKKTGFYGKSILTKKEVEFIQLASTDLSYKEIAEKMGVSFKTVENYRDSLFQKLDLNSRPVLVLYGVLNGMIAFYH; encoded by the coding sequence ATGATTAAGATTGCCTTAGTAGATGATCATCCGGTAACCAGAAGGGGTATCGCTATGCTGATTGAATCGACTGATGAAATTCAGATTGTAATAGAAGCAAGTAACGGGGCAGAACTTTTTAAAAAAATATCGGGCACCTGTATACCCGAAATTGTCCTTTTGGATATTTCAATGCCGGTAATGAACGGTCAACAAACCATGGAGAAATTGTTGTTGTCATATCCGGATATTAAAATTATCGTATTCTCTTTTTACAGAGAAGAGGATACGATCATCAACATGATTGTAAACGGTGCCTGCGGGTATATTAATAAGTCATCTGATCCTTCCATTATACAGAAGGCAATCGTATCAGTGCATAAATATGGTTTTTATCTTGGCGATCTTGTTAAAAAGGAATATTTCCAATTTCGAGAGCATTTTAATAAAAAGACAGGATTTTACGGCAAGAGTATTTTAACAAAGAAAGAAGTTGAATTTATTCAACTTGCCAGTACCGACTTGAGCTATAAAGAGATAGCTGAGAAAATGGGGGTTAGTTTCAAAACGGTAGAAAATTACCGGGACAGCCTGTTTCAAAAGCTTGACCTTAACAGCCGTCCCGTTTTGGTATTATATGGAGTCCTGAACGGAATGATCGCATTCTATCACTGA
- a CDS encoding sensor histidine kinase produces the protein MSKENPEILLQAVVTLIVAVFLIGFILLVVRLIQRGKRLQEEEIKRFKVIHEKKLLETQIETQEEILKNVSMEIHDNVSQILLLANVNLSLFQFAETPEQSFSLIAESKRLISSAMEDLSELSRNIHSDRISEIGIDEAIRNELDWLSKKGAIKTIFFDDTNGKTITLPNETQLVLFRMHQEAIKNILKHAEAKTVSYLFESVPGGITLTIEDDGKGFEPETVKNGIGLRSLHSRAELIKGSIQIKSSVAEGTHICIFIPFAE, from the coding sequence ATGTCCAAAGAGAATCCCGAAATCCTTCTTCAAGCAGTAGTCACTCTTATTGTTGCTGTTTTTTTAATTGGGTTTATACTACTGGTTGTACGACTGATCCAAAGAGGGAAGAGGCTTCAGGAGGAGGAAATCAAGCGGTTTAAAGTAATTCATGAAAAAAAACTGCTTGAGACCCAGATAGAAACCCAGGAAGAGATATTGAAAAATGTCTCCATGGAAATACATGATAATGTCAGTCAGATTCTTCTACTGGCGAATGTAAATCTGTCATTATTTCAATTTGCTGAGACGCCGGAACAATCCTTTTCTCTTATAGCTGAATCTAAAAGACTGATCAGTTCCGCTATGGAAGATTTGTCAGAACTGTCCAGGAATATCCATAGTGACCGAATCAGCGAGATTGGAATAGATGAAGCCATACGAAATGAACTTGATTGGTTGTCAAAAAAAGGGGCAATCAAAACAATTTTTTTTGATGATACTAATGGTAAAACGATCACCCTACCGAATGAAACGCAACTTGTTCTTTTCCGAATGCATCAGGAGGCTATTAAGAATATTCTTAAGCATGCAGAAGCCAAGACGGTTAGCTATCTGTTCGAATCCGTTCCCGGTGGGATAACGCTTACTATTGAAGATGATGGTAAAGGGTTTGAGCCGGAGACCGTGAAAAATGGTATCGGGTTGAGGAGCCTGCATTCGCGTGCTGAGTTGATTAAAGGGTCTATACAGATAAAGTCCAGCGTTGCGGAGGGTACCCATATTTGTATCTTTATTCCATTTGCCGAATAG
- a CDS encoding response regulator transcription factor, translating to MKRKISVAIADDHLMLRKGVVSLLRLEYDFQLLFEADNGSQVVSELTNRKIPDVLILDINMGEGKDGFETAQWVTNHFPQIKILALSMYQDETSILKMIQAGAKGFITKNEDPLNLILAIRQVFNNEVYLPAALSKKIFQGIQDNVLVPAGASPVLTERERKFLSLLRLSFTYKEIADKMHISPQTVHDYRKNLIKKLAVKGKVGLVVYATENDI from the coding sequence ATGAAAAGAAAAATATCTGTCGCAATTGCTGACGATCATTTGATGCTTCGCAAGGGGGTTGTCAGTTTATTGCGATTAGAGTATGATTTTCAGCTTTTGTTTGAGGCAGATAATGGAAGCCAGGTTGTCAGCGAACTGACCAACAGGAAGATACCGGATGTATTGATCCTTGACATCAATATGGGAGAGGGGAAGGATGGTTTTGAGACGGCGCAGTGGGTCACTAATCATTTTCCACAAATTAAAATCCTGGCATTGTCGATGTATCAAGACGAGACCTCAATATTGAAAATGATTCAGGCCGGCGCTAAAGGTTTTATTACTAAAAATGAAGACCCCCTGAATCTTATTTTGGCCATCCGCCAGGTATTTAACAACGAAGTGTATCTTCCTGCTGCATTATCCAAGAAGATATTCCAGGGGATTCAAGATAATGTTCTTGTGCCCGCGGGGGCTTCCCCGGTATTGACGGAAAGAGAAAGAAAGTTTCTATCACTACTACGCCTCTCATTCACGTATAAGGAGATTGCCGATAAAATGCATATAAGTCCGCAAACCGTCCATGACTACCGAAAGAATCTCATAAAAAAATTAGCAGTAAAAGGTAAAGTCGGTCTGGTGGTCTACGCGACAGAAAATGATATTTAA
- a CDS encoding globin family protein, with translation MKKMTVFLVFSTLCIAFLAIQACSKKNDAMAAAPMPTLYDSLGGTTLVADPKQQGTQIEKGRLLIRTIVDSTIFVIAADSKINGFFKVLLAEVTSGNTSGFTALSKNLTDFVCVGTGAKNFSYGGKSMVAAHDPAQNPRMNGKAGNADMDQFETDLFMGANKAGVPSNTPALVSVGKIVESLRGAVVQK, from the coding sequence ATGAAAAAGATGACAGTTTTTTTAGTTTTCTCTACCCTGTGCATTGCCTTTCTGGCGATTCAGGCTTGCTCCAAGAAAAACGATGCGATGGCAGCAGCACCCATGCCTACACTTTATGATTCTCTGGGGGGAACCACGCTGGTTGCAGATCCTAAACAGCAGGGTACCCAGATCGAAAAGGGGCGTCTGCTTATCCGTACGATTGTAGACAGTACAATCTTTGTTATTGCGGCAGATAGTAAGATCAATGGCTTTTTCAAAGTTCTACTGGCAGAAGTTACTTCAGGTAATACCAGTGGATTTACTGCATTGAGTAAAAACCTGACAGACTTTGTTTGTGTGGGTACCGGAGCAAAAAACTTTAGTTATGGTGGAAAATCAATGGTGGCTGCCCATGACCCTGCTCAAAATCCCAGGATGAATGGTAAAGCTGGGAATGCAGACATGGACCAGTTTGAGACAGATCTCTTTATGGGAGCCAATAAAGCCGGGGTGCCTTCCAATACACCAGCCTTGGTAAGCGTGGGAAAAATTGTTGAATCATTGCGGGGAGCAGTTGTTCAGAAATAA
- a CDS encoding sigma-70 family RNA polymerase sigma factor produces MTANTQNTETELVASLKNKDRQAYNYLYDNYAGALYGVIIKILDKQEVASDILQEVFIKIWRHIDSYDAGRGRLYTWMLNIARNAAIDTLRSSGYNQEKNTQYSSDNMSAHESRLSISMKTDHIGLKQLLLVLKEEHRQVIDLSYFKGYTQEEIAKELDIPLGTVKTRCRKALLQLKDIMKS; encoded by the coding sequence TTGACAGCGAACACGCAAAATACGGAAACAGAACTTGTTGCATCGCTAAAGAACAAAGATCGACAAGCATATAATTATCTTTACGATAATTATGCCGGAGCTTTATATGGTGTTATTATTAAAATACTGGATAAGCAGGAAGTGGCCAGCGATATATTGCAAGAAGTGTTCATTAAGATATGGCGTCACATTGACAGCTATGATGCCGGAAGAGGCAGGCTATACACCTGGATGTTGAATATTGCCCGTAATGCAGCGATTGATACATTGAGATCGTCGGGATACAACCAGGAAAAGAATACCCAGTATTCCAGTGATAACATGTCTGCACATGAAAGCAGGTTATCGATATCCATGAAGACCGATCATATTGGTTTAAAGCAATTACTGCTTGTTCTTAAAGAGGAGCACCGTCAGGTTATTGATCTATCATATTTTAAAGGCTACACGCAGGAAGAGATCGCGAAAGAACTTGACATTCCTCTTGGAACTGTAAAGACAAGATGCAGGAAAGCTTTGCTACAATTAAAGGATATAATGAAATCATAA
- a CDS encoding anti-sigma factor domain-containing protein, translated as MNIEDYISSGLIEAYVLGVASPEEMHELELMASKHPEVATAISECRKQLEQYATLYSQAPPDDMKEQIWSALQQEELPATISNQSKHKDAYLISDTNKPGRVASMYHLYRAVAVVLLIASMVFNLLLLMKDRASKQELAGLKAEQEKMNLLLSPAVKSIPLAGVGAHSANTVMLFWNTQNKEVYLSLKDLPTPPSGKQYQLWAIVDGKPINAGVYALNSNAFIQKMKVIDRAQMFAITLEKQGGSDQPTLTEMYVAGKV; from the coding sequence TTGAATATCGAGGACTACATATCATCCGGGCTAATAGAAGCATATGTTTTAGGTGTGGCTTCACCTGAAGAAATGCATGAATTAGAGTTGATGGCATCTAAACATCCTGAAGTAGCTACAGCTATTTCGGAATGCCGAAAACAACTGGAGCAATATGCTACATTGTACAGTCAGGCGCCACCTGATGATATGAAAGAGCAGATATGGTCGGCTTTGCAGCAGGAAGAACTACCCGCAACAATAAGCAATCAGAGTAAACATAAGGATGCCTATCTTATTTCAGATACTAATAAGCCCGGCAGAGTTGCTTCAATGTATCATTTATACAGGGCTGTAGCTGTTGTATTATTAATTGCAAGTATGGTATTCAACTTGCTATTGTTGATGAAAGATCGTGCATCTAAACAGGAATTGGCCGGCCTGAAAGCAGAACAGGAAAAAATGAATCTGCTGTTAAGTCCTGCGGTAAAATCGATCCCATTGGCTGGGGTTGGTGCACATAGCGCTAATACCGTTATGTTGTTCTGGAACACGCAAAACAAAGAAGTCTATCTTTCTCTCAAAGACCTTCCCACCCCGCCAAGTGGCAAACAATATCAACTATGGGCTATTGTTGATGGCAAGCCAATAAATGCAGGCGTATATGCTTTAAATAGTAATGCATTCATACAAAAAATGAAAGTGATTGATCGTGCGCAAATGTTTGCAATTACCCTTGAAAAGCAGGGTGGTAGCGATCAACCTACTCTTACAGAAATGTATGTAGCCGGGAAAGTCTGA
- a CDS encoding fasciclin domain-containing protein — MKLLKHKSLLLIAVTMMTFSFSNAFAQDSKAVMVGGAPMYPTKNIIENAVNSKDHTTLVAAVKAAGLVEALSGAGPFTVFAPTDEAFQKLPSGTVDNLVKPENKSTLTAILTYHVIPGKMDSKELRKKIKEGHGKVMFTTLQGEQLTFAEKGKKLWVIDSKGNKAEVTIADVYQSNGVIHVINTVLMP, encoded by the coding sequence ATGAAATTATTGAAACACAAGTCCCTGTTGCTGATTGCAGTAACGATGATGACTTTCTCATTTAGCAATGCTTTTGCACAGGATAGCAAAGCAGTTATGGTAGGTGGTGCGCCAATGTATCCCACCAAAAATATTATTGAAAATGCCGTTAATTCGAAAGATCACACCACGTTGGTGGCGGCAGTAAAAGCTGCTGGTCTCGTAGAAGCGCTTTCTGGTGCGGGCCCTTTTACCGTTTTTGCACCTACAGATGAAGCCTTTCAAAAACTGCCTTCAGGAACAGTTGACAATCTTGTAAAGCCGGAAAACAAATCCACGCTCACTGCTATCTTAACCTATCATGTGATTCCCGGTAAGATGGACTCGAAAGAGTTGCGTAAGAAGATCAAAGAAGGACACGGAAAGGTGATGTTTACCACGCTTCAGGGAGAGCAATTGACTTTTGCAGAAAAAGGGAAAAAACTATGGGTAATTGATTCCAAAGGTAATAAAGCAGAAGTAACAATTGCAGATGTGTATCAGTCAAATGGCGTCATTCATGTGATTAACACTGTTTTGATGCCATAG
- a CDS encoding DUF1553 domain-containing protein yields the protein MKFLFTKKKYVITGIAVIAATGFIFLLSPTKRIDFNTEVKPILNKKCISCHGGVKAKGGFSVLFREEALAKTESGNPAIIPGDPNGSEMIRRLTSKDPEERMPYKHEALSKNEIHILKEWIRQGAKWGDHWAYLPVQKTDAPDIANNWIHNDVDKFIYAKLKEEKLQPAAQADKATLLRRVSLDLIGRYPTQTVAEQYLKSNNDKAYEVLVDSLLASPHFGERWASLWLDLARYADTKGYEADGGRSIWKYRDWLIHAFNEDKPYNLFITEQMAGDLLPDPTDAQYIATAFHRNSMNNDEGGTDNEEFRTAAVIDRVNTTWESLMSTTFSCVQCHSHPYDPFHHEEYYKFLAYFNNTRDEDVPGEYPLLREYNDTMQQKLKSVVEWTKKYASEAEAKNLKKFLRTLQPSVNSTTADSLKNAVIANHNIQLIIRNHAVARLKKIDLQQKNLLVCKLYTNNPSGTLKLHVDAPDGPLLASVALKAVPQWRNEYINLSPQTGEHDVYLTYENPTLHPDNKAFAVYFDWFGFIEQLPGKSVSGFTKTEQSFHELLDAKVTTTPVMVENPSWKWRKTNVFIRGAWTSKGKEVEPAVPKVFAYAMPTGAPKNRMGLAMWLTDKRNPLVSRTIVNRLWEQLFGTGIAETLEDLGTQGIPPTHKDLLDFLSWKLMNDYRWSLKTLLKELVTSTTYRQDSKLNNEVKEKDPFNKYYARGPRVRLSAEQLRDQHLCISGMMSDKMYGPGVMPWQPEGIWLSPYNGAKWINSKGEDQYRRAVYTYWKRTAPYPSMITFDGVPRALCTARRIRTNTPLQALVTMNDSAYLDMARHFAYRMQEEAGKKTEQQIMKGYELMLYKPISQVKLSLFKGLYDRALREFKNDQDKTCEMIGMNDQHNNPETAALVVVANAMLNLDEIVMKW from the coding sequence ATGAAATTTCTTTTTACAAAGAAAAAATATGTTATTACCGGAATTGCCGTTATTGCAGCAACGGGTTTTATCTTTTTGCTGTCGCCCACTAAAAGGATCGATTTTAATACAGAAGTAAAACCCATCCTCAATAAAAAATGTATTTCCTGTCACGGCGGAGTCAAAGCCAAGGGCGGATTCAGCGTATTGTTCCGCGAAGAAGCATTGGCTAAAACAGAGTCTGGCAACCCTGCTATTATTCCCGGTGATCCTAACGGAAGTGAAATGATCCGCCGGCTGACTTCCAAAGACCCGGAAGAAAGGATGCCCTATAAACATGAAGCCCTTAGTAAAAATGAGATACATATCCTGAAAGAATGGATCAGGCAAGGGGCTAAATGGGGCGATCATTGGGCCTACCTTCCCGTACAAAAAACGGATGCCCCTGATATCGCCAATAACTGGATACACAATGATGTAGATAAATTCATTTATGCCAAACTGAAGGAGGAAAAATTACAACCTGCTGCCCAGGCAGATAAAGCTACCTTGTTAAGAAGGGTAAGTCTTGACCTGATTGGTAGGTATCCAACGCAGACAGTTGCAGAACAATACCTGAAAAGCAATAATGATAAGGCATACGAAGTGTTGGTGGACTCCCTGCTTGCTTCACCGCATTTTGGAGAACGATGGGCTTCCCTTTGGCTGGACCTGGCGAGGTATGCCGATACCAAAGGATACGAAGCCGATGGAGGCCGTTCTATCTGGAAGTACAGGGACTGGCTTATCCATGCTTTCAATGAAGACAAACCATACAACCTTTTTATTACGGAACAAATGGCCGGCGATCTGTTGCCAGATCCTACAGATGCACAATATATTGCTACTGCTTTTCACCGGAATTCAATGAACAACGACGAAGGCGGAACCGACAATGAAGAGTTCAGAACAGCCGCAGTGATAGACCGGGTGAACACTACCTGGGAATCGTTGATGAGTACCACTTTTTCCTGTGTACAGTGCCACAGTCACCCTTATGATCCTTTTCATCACGAAGAATACTATAAATTCCTGGCTTATTTCAACAATACCCGTGATGAAGATGTACCCGGTGAATATCCCTTACTGCGTGAGTACAACGATACGATGCAACAAAAATTAAAGTCGGTTGTTGAATGGACAAAAAAATATGCATCGGAAGCAGAAGCAAAGAATCTCAAGAAATTCCTGCGTACATTACAGCCATCGGTTAATTCCACAACGGCCGACAGTTTGAAAAATGCAGTGATTGCGAATCATAATATTCAATTGATCATTCGCAATCACGCAGTAGCCCGTCTTAAAAAAATAGACTTGCAACAAAAGAACCTGCTGGTGTGCAAACTCTACACCAATAACCCATCAGGCACATTGAAACTGCATGTAGATGCGCCGGACGGGCCCTTACTGGCTTCTGTGGCATTAAAGGCAGTACCACAGTGGCGGAATGAATATATCAACCTGTCACCACAAACTGGTGAGCACGATGTGTATCTCACTTACGAGAACCCCACATTGCATCCAGACAACAAAGCATTTGCCGTATACTTCGACTGGTTTGGTTTTATAGAACAATTGCCAGGCAAATCTGTATCCGGTTTTACAAAAACAGAACAGTCCTTCCATGAACTGTTGGATGCCAAAGTAACTACCACACCTGTAATGGTAGAGAATCCATCCTGGAAGTGGCGGAAAACGAATGTGTTCATAAGGGGAGCCTGGACCAGTAAAGGAAAAGAAGTGGAACCGGCAGTACCGAAAGTATTTGCGTATGCCATGCCCACCGGAGCACCTAAGAACCGCATGGGATTGGCCATGTGGTTAACCGATAAACGGAATCCCTTGGTCTCCAGAACGATTGTAAATCGTTTATGGGAGCAGCTGTTCGGCACCGGTATTGCCGAAACACTTGAGGACCTGGGCACACAGGGAATACCACCTACTCATAAAGACCTGCTGGATTTTCTCTCCTGGAAGCTGATGAATGATTACCGATGGAGCCTCAAGACCTTACTAAAAGAACTGGTAACGAGTACTACTTACCGGCAAGATTCGAAACTGAACAATGAAGTAAAAGAAAAAGATCCGTTCAATAAATATTATGCGCGCGGACCAAGGGTACGATTAAGCGCAGAACAACTGCGTGACCAGCATTTGTGCATCAGTGGTATGATGAGTGATAAAATGTATGGTCCAGGCGTGATGCCCTGGCAGCCAGAAGGGATATGGCTTTCACCCTACAATGGCGCAAAATGGATCAACAGCAAAGGAGAGGACCAGTACCGCAGGGCCGTGTATACTTATTGGAAACGCACCGCGCCGTATCCCTCCATGATTACATTTGATGGGGTGCCGCGCGCATTGTGTACAGCCCGCAGAATCCGCACCAACACACCGTTGCAGGCATTGGTAACAATGAACGATTCTGCTTACCTGGATATGGCACGACATTTTGCATACCGTATGCAAGAGGAAGCGGGTAAAAAAACAGAGCAGCAGATCATGAAAGGATATGAACTCATGTTGTATAAACCCATCAGCCAGGTGAAATTGAGCCTGTTCAAAGGCTTGTACGACAGGGCCTTGAGAGAATTTAAAAATGATCAGGACAAGACCTGCGAGATGATCGGCATGAATGATCAACACAACAACCCTGAAACAGCAGCACTGGTTGTGGTAGCGAATGCTATGCTGAATCTCGATGAAATAGTGATGAAATGGTAA
- a CDS encoding DUF1501 domain-containing protein codes for MTQKELQVQRLVKEAQEAQLRLHTRRHFLKESAMGLGALAMGSLLGGCGSNSNAIAPVAFDPAHPLLPKPPQFAGKAKSVIYLHMAGAPSQLELFDYKPELMKMDGQDCPPSLLAGKKFAFISGVPKMLGPQARFAQHGESRTWVSENLPHFSTVVDEVSFLKAVTTDQFNHAPAQLLMHTGSPRLGRPSMGSWVTYGLGTENQNLPGFVVLTSGGSFPDAGKSVWGSGFLPSVYQGVQCRSEGDPVLFIKDPNGMSRDLRKASIETINEANRQEYAEYNDPEILSRISQYEMAYRMQITAPNVMNINDEPSYIHEMYGTQPGKSCFANNVLLARKLVEKGVRYVQLFDWGWDAHGDSPNNAVNIGLINKCRTIDKAITALLLDLKQRGLLEETLVVWGGEFGRTPMMENRNGINAPFKGRDHHTEAFTIWMAGGGIKPGYTYGETDEIGYSAVSGKTDAFDIQATILNQLGFNHEQFTYYFQGRPFRLTDVGGKVIRDIIA; via the coding sequence ATGACACAAAAAGAATTACAGGTACAACGGTTGGTGAAAGAAGCGCAGGAAGCGCAATTGCGCTTACATACCCGCAGGCATTTCCTGAAAGAAAGTGCTATGGGGCTCGGCGCATTGGCCATGGGTTCATTGTTGGGTGGATGCGGCAGTAACAGCAATGCTATTGCACCTGTTGCATTCGATCCCGCACATCCATTGCTTCCCAAACCCCCACAATTTGCAGGCAAAGCCAAAAGTGTCATTTACCTGCACATGGCGGGTGCTCCTTCTCAATTGGAATTGTTCGATTATAAACCTGAATTGATGAAGATGGATGGACAGGATTGTCCGCCTTCATTGCTTGCCGGGAAGAAATTCGCTTTCATAAGCGGTGTGCCTAAAATGCTGGGTCCGCAAGCCCGTTTCGCACAACATGGTGAAAGCAGGACATGGGTAAGCGAGAACCTGCCACATTTTTCAACAGTAGTAGATGAAGTGAGCTTTTTAAAAGCAGTTACTACCGATCAGTTCAACCATGCACCTGCGCAACTGTTGATGCATACAGGCAGTCCGCGTTTGGGAAGACCCAGCATGGGCAGTTGGGTTACTTATGGCCTGGGAACAGAAAACCAGAACCTGCCCGGCTTTGTAGTACTAACAAGCGGCGGCAGTTTCCCCGATGCAGGTAAATCGGTATGGGGGAGTGGTTTTTTGCCATCGGTTTACCAGGGTGTACAGTGCCGAAGTGAAGGCGATCCGGTTTTATTCATCAAGGATCCTAATGGTATGAGTCGCGATTTACGAAAAGCATCGATTGAAACGATCAATGAAGCCAACCGGCAGGAATATGCCGAATACAATGACCCTGAAATTCTTTCACGCATCTCACAATACGAGATGGCTTATCGTATGCAGATAACGGCTCCCAATGTAATGAACATCAACGATGAACCATCATATATACATGAGATGTACGGTACCCAGCCTGGTAAAAGTTGCTTTGCGAATAATGTATTACTGGCGAGGAAGCTGGTTGAAAAAGGCGTGCGTTATGTGCAATTATTCGATTGGGGTTGGGATGCACATGGAGATAGTCCCAATAATGCAGTCAATATAGGCCTCATCAATAAATGCCGGACGATCGACAAAGCCATTACAGCTTTGTTGCTCGATTTAAAACAAAGAGGCCTGCTCGAAGAAACACTGGTGGTATGGGGCGGCGAATTCGGCCGTACGCCCATGATGGAAAATAGGAATGGCATCAATGCGCCATTTAAAGGAAGAGACCATCATACAGAAGCATTCACAATATGGATGGCGGGTGGCGGTATCAAACCGGGATATACTTATGGCGAAACGGACGAGATCGGTTACAGTGCCGTGAGCGGTAAAACAGACGCCTTCGATATACAGGCAACTATATTGAACCAGTTGGGTTTTAACCATGAACAGTTCACTTATTATTTCCAGGGAAGACCTTTCCGCCTCACAGATGTAGGAGGGAAAGTGATCCGGGATATCATCGCTTAA